GAGAGCCATGAAGCGGTTCACCTTATCGTTCTGCACCAAGCTGATCGACTCGATGCCGGCGCCGATCGCGATCGGCGCACCGTCATTGATGATGTACTTGGCAGCGACGGCGACGGCCATAAGGCCAGAGCTGCACTGCCGGTCGATGGTCATGCCCGAGACGGTGTTCGGAAGGCCGGCGCGCAGGGCAGCTTGGCGGGCGATGTTGTCGCCCGTCGTGCCCTGCTGCATCGCAGCCCCCATCGCGACGTCGTCAATCTCGCCCGGATCGACGCCGGCCTGGGCGACGACGGCCTTAATGGCTTCGCCGCCGAGCGTCGCGCCATGGGTGTTGTTGAAGGCGCCGCGATAGGCCTTGCCGATGGGGGTCCGCTTGGCGGCGACGATGACGGCTTCACGCATGTTGGGATGGTCCTTTCATTATCTTACTTGGTGGGAGAGATAGGCCACATCGCGGCCCGGGCGCAAACTGAGGGGAGAAGACGTGGAGCGTGAGGATGACCAAAGTCTTCCGCACGCTGCTGCTTTGCTTGCCAAGGTCCGTCATAAGGGAAGGGAGACTACGCCGGTTGACTAAAATCGGCGAATTTCCTACCCTCCGCGACCAGGGTTTCCAGCAGGGCGGCCGGTTTGAATTCGTCGCCCATGGTAACCTGGAGCTCCCTCATCTTGGTGAGGACCCCATCAAGGCCAATCTGGTCGGCGTAGTACATCGGCCCGCCGCGATAGATTGGCCAACCGAAGCCATAGAGCCAGACTACGTCGATATCCCCCGGTCGCGCAGCGATTCCTTGTTCGAGAATCCGTGCACCCTCATTGATGATCGGGTACATCATGCGTTCGAGGATCTCCTCGTCGCTAACGGCGCGACGCTTTCGCCCAAGGCGGGCCAAAGTCTGCTCGATCAGTGTTTCGACCGCGGGATCTGGTATCGGCGTCCGCGAGCCGGCTTCATATCTGTACCACCCCTTGCCGGTCTTCTGGCCAAAGCGACCGGCTTCGCAGAGGGCATCCGCGATCTCCGACTTGATCCCGCGATCTTTGCGCGAAAGCCAACCAATATCGTTGCCGGCCAAATCGCTCATCACGAACGGCCCCATGGGCATTCCAAATTTCGTCAGGACTGCATCGACTTGTTGCGGCAGCGCGCCCTCAAATAACAGCTTGCCTGCCTGCTTGCCGCTCTGATCATACATGCGATTGGCAACGAACCCATCGCAAAGGCCGACGACCACCGGCACCTTGGCGATCTGGCGCGAAGTCGCGACCGCTGTTATCAGCGCGTCTGGCGCGGTTCGCGGGCCCCGCACGATCTCGCAGAGCTTCATGATATTGGCCGGCGAGAAGAAATGCATGCCGAGCACGTCGTGGGGACGATTGGTCGACTTCGCGATCTCGTCGATGTTGAGGTACGAAGTGTTGGAGGCGAGCACCGCGCCGGGCTTGGCGAACTGGTCGAGCTTGCCGAACACTCCCTTTTTCACCGCCATGGTTTCGAACACTGCCTCGATCACCAGGTCGGCGTTTCCGACGTTCTCGATGCCCACTACGCCGTTGATCAGCGCCATGCGCTTGGCGGGCGCATCAGCCGGGATGCCGCCGCGCGCCGCGGTCGCTTCCCAGTTCTTCTGCATGATGCCCATGCCGCGCTTGAGCTGCTCTTCGCCGGGCTCGATCAGGGTGACGGGAATGCCGGCATTGGCAAAGGACATCGCGATGCCGCCGCCCATAGTGCCGGCGCCGAGAATGGCGACACGCTCCACCGGTCGCGACTTGGTGCCTTCAGGCACGCCCGCGATCTTGTGGGCCTTGCGCTCGGCAAAGAACGCGTAGCGCTGTGCCTTGGACTGATCGCTGGTGAGGAGCTTGAGGAAGCCCTCGCGTTCCTTCTTCAGACCTTCGTCGAACGGCAGGTCGATGGCATAGCCGACAGCGTCGGCGGCCGCGAACGGCGCTTCCAGGCCACGCGACTTCTTGGTCATGGCGGCGACCGCATTGGTGAAGATCGAGCGGTCGGCCT
This is a stretch of genomic DNA from Bradyrhizobium sp. CB2312. It encodes these proteins:
- a CDS encoding 3-hydroxyacyl-CoA dehydrogenase NAD-binding domain-containing protein; amino-acid sequence: MDKVIKLERHDMIAVLTVNSPPVNALSAAVRGGILECIKDAIVDPAIKAIVLTCAGRTFIAGADITEFGKPSKPPALNDVLSEIENSPMPIIAAIHGTALGGGLELALACHFRVATKEAKLGLPEVKLGLLPGAGGTQRLPRAVGPELAVKMIVGGDPIPAAEALKNGLIEEIIEGPAAGGEAFARKVLAEKRPLRRLRDDESKIAAAKADRSIFTNAVAAMTKKSRGLEAPFAAADAVGYAIDLPFDEGLKKEREGFLKLLTSDQSKAQRYAFFAERKAHKIAGVPEGTKSRPVERVAILGAGTMGGGIAMSFANAGIPVTLIEPGEEQLKRGMGIMQKNWEATAARGGIPADAPAKRMALINGVVGIENVGNADLVIEAVFETMAVKKGVFGKLDQFAKPGAVLASNTSYLNIDEIAKSTNRPHDVLGMHFFSPANIMKLCEIVRGPRTAPDALITAVATSRQIAKVPVVVGLCDGFVANRMYDQSGKQAGKLLFEGALPQQVDAVLTKFGMPMGPFVMSDLAGNDIGWLSRKDRGIKSEIADALCEAGRFGQKTGKGWYRYEAGSRTPIPDPAVETLIEQTLARLGRKRRAVSDEEILERMMYPIINEGARILEQGIAARPGDIDVVWLYGFGWPIYRGGPMYYADQIGLDGVLTKMRELQVTMGDEFKPAALLETLVAEGRKFADFSQPA